From a region of the Mesotoga sp. UBA6090 genome:
- a CDS encoding C4-dicarboxylate ABC transporter produces the protein MSADAIYMQTIIAGLVMVGAYAVGKFLKFSTELCMFVAVIGGAIAGGAGFDTFRHIAEGSVTYLDIGLIFVFATIFMNIIKESGGTNYIVRKIIGAFHNKRILMLILLMLVILVPGALTGAGSISVLVVGGTVAAALNAMGLSKVRISALIFIVAGLSAAAPPVNIWAMMTCAGTAIPYVGFTMPLLVPILILGLFSVIYFGRGAKNIDKEKALSEIPDPKGLSGWSVAVPFVVLVFLLGAPRIWPFGFPVLGLPLVFAICALVAWLMNFKRVNILKVSKETVAQLTPLIATIAVVGMLIQVMSFNGVKGLISMWIVTAPLAIVWMLLPFIIPISEGLLTYGGAMVIGIPLIWMLNSNGINPVIVLAGLSLLWPLGDGLPPTALIGRLTVSTVGYKGSYGSFLKECVVPWVAITVVAMILVIFANKFNFLMMVG, from the coding sequence TTGTCAGCTGATGCAATATATATGCAAACGATCATAGCCGGTCTGGTTATGGTCGGAGCTTATGCCGTCGGGAAGTTCTTGAAATTCTCAACAGAACTCTGTATGTTTGTTGCGGTAATCGGCGGGGCAATTGCCGGGGGAGCAGGATTCGATACTTTCAGGCATATTGCGGAAGGATCCGTTACATACCTCGACATTGGACTTATCTTCGTATTCGCAACAATATTCATGAATATTATTAAAGAGTCGGGCGGAACGAATTATATCGTCAGGAAGATAATTGGAGCTTTCCATAACAAAAGAATCCTGATGCTAATACTTCTTATGCTGGTAATACTGGTTCCAGGAGCACTCACTGGAGCGGGAAGCATCTCTGTTCTGGTTGTCGGAGGGACTGTCGCTGCAGCCCTAAACGCAATGGGACTTTCGAAGGTAAGAATTTCTGCGTTGATTTTCATTGTCGCCGGTTTGAGCGCCGCTGCTCCGCCAGTTAACATCTGGGCGATGATGACCTGTGCCGGGACGGCCATTCCATATGTTGGATTTACAATGCCGCTTCTTGTACCAATATTGATTCTTGGATTGTTTTCTGTCATATACTTTGGGCGTGGTGCAAAGAACATTGACAAGGAGAAGGCTCTCAGTGAGATTCCTGATCCTAAAGGGCTGTCAGGTTGGAGTGTTGCTGTTCCTTTTGTTGTACTCGTATTCTTGCTTGGGGCCCCCAGAATCTGGCCGTTCGGATTTCCGGTTCTTGGATTGCCTCTTGTCTTTGCAATCTGTGCTTTGGTTGCGTGGCTGATGAATTTCAAGAGAGTGAATATTCTGAAGGTCAGCAAGGAGACTGTGGCGCAATTGACACCGCTAATAGCAACTATTGCAGTTGTCGGCATGCTGATACAGGTAATGAGTTTTAACGGCGTCAAGGGCCTCATTTCTATGTGGATTGTAACGGCTCCTCTGGCCATAGTCTGGATGCTCCTTCCCTTCATAATACCGATATCGGAAGGTCTCCTTACATATGGTGGCGCTATGGTAATAGGAATACCGCTTATCTGGATGTTGAATTCAAACGGGATTAACCCTGTAATTGTTTTGGCAGGATTGAGTCTTTTGTGGCCTCTTGGGGACGGCTTGCCTCCAACTGCACTTATCGGACGCTTGACAGTTAGCACTGTCGGGTACAAAGGCTCATATGGCTCGTTCTTAAAAGAGTGCGTGGTACCCTGGGTAGCCATAACTGTCGTTGCAATGATACTTGTTATCTTTGCAAATAAATTCAACTTCCTGATGATGGTAGGTTGA
- a CDS encoding succinylglutamate desuccinylase codes for MRKLIIAGVLTLIVLAGGIPLYVQRYFKEEVVAGPSVTNVFKLSKYFDGIEGTIADTDIFELKGAEEGGKTLIIAGTHANEPSAALLAYFFIENLEVEKGTVYIIPHFNLSGSLGTQPGGGFPLYYFLETPWGEKKFRMGDRGFQALDQWPDPDVYVHYPDGQLLSYIDARNTNRSWPGRPDGFLAEKVSFAAMEMIRNEGIDVVIDLHEAEAMYPVTNCIVAPEKSMPYAVGAAFYVKGREKFENHVESSPTGYRGLSHREIGDWSDAYPFLLESPGVHLDQITAAKTPELIIDGIDPFVLKAGEKGLLYVPYDENGFSIDRRVGQHSSVIQEIMVQWTKKNPDRGFKVSAPKHADIVENGLGFYFKDPSEADSKMVYLQ; via the coding sequence ATGAGAAAACTGATAATAGCTGGCGTACTCACACTTATAGTACTGGCAGGAGGAATACCTCTGTATGTTCAGAGGTACTTCAAGGAGGAAGTTGTTGCCGGACCAAGTGTGACAAATGTCTTCAAACTCAGCAAGTACTTCGATGGAATTGAAGGAACAATAGCTGACACTGACATCTTTGAGCTTAAAGGAGCAGAAGAAGGTGGAAAGACACTCATAATCGCCGGAACCCATGCTAATGAACCATCTGCCGCCTTGCTAGCTTATTTCTTCATTGAGAATCTTGAAGTGGAAAAGGGAACCGTATATATTATTCCGCATTTCAACCTGAGTGGTTCTCTGGGGACACAGCCTGGTGGAGGGTTCCCTCTCTATTACTTCCTTGAGACACCCTGGGGAGAAAAGAAATTCAGAATGGGTGACAGAGGGTTCCAGGCACTTGACCAGTGGCCTGACCCTGATGTATATGTCCACTATCCTGATGGACAGCTTTTGTCGTACATAGATGCAAGGAATACGAATCGATCCTGGCCGGGAAGACCCGATGGCTTTCTTGCCGAAAAGGTCTCCTTTGCTGCAATGGAAATGATCCGTAATGAAGGAATTGATGTGGTTATCGATCTTCATGAGGCAGAGGCAATGTATCCAGTAACAAACTGTATAGTCGCTCCTGAGAAGTCAATGCCTTATGCAGTAGGAGCTGCTTTCTACGTAAAGGGAAGGGAGAAATTCGAAAACCATGTTGAGTCTTCTCCGACAGGCTACAGAGGACTTTCTCACAGGGAGATTGGAGACTGGTCTGATGCCTATCCATTCTTGCTGGAATCTCCTGGAGTCCACCTGGACCAGATTACGGCTGCAAAAACTCCTGAGCTGATTATTGATGGTATAGATCCATTCGTTCTTAAAGCTGGCGAAAAGGGGCTTCTATACGTTCCTTATGATGAGAATGGATTCTCCATTGACAGAAGAGTTGGACAGCACTCTTCGGTCATACAGGAGATAATGGTGCAGTGGACAAAGAAGAATCCAGATCGCGGATTTAAGGTCTCAGCTCCAAAACATGCGGACATTGTCGAAAACGGATTGGGATTCTACTTCAAAGATCCTTCTGAAGCAGATTCGAAAATGGTATATCTCCAGTAG
- a CDS encoding class I SAM-dependent methyltransferase: MKLDEVFKLNSTARVTGIDLSKKMLEILRSKNKDKKGSLNLIVGSYFEVELAPEVFDVAISVQSMHHFGYEQKLSLYRKIFRTLVGNGTYIEADYFVDTVTEETELRKR, from the coding sequence CTGAAACTTGACGAAGTATTCAAATTGAATTCTACGGCCAGGGTAACTGGTATCGATCTATCCAAGAAGATGCTTGAGATTCTTAGAAGTAAAAACAAAGACAAGAAGGGGAGCCTGAATTTGATTGTCGGTTCCTATTTCGAAGTTGAATTGGCTCCGGAGGTATTCGACGTTGCTATTTCAGTTCAATCGATGCACCACTTTGGATACGAACAGAAGTTATCGCTCTACAGGAAGATCTTCCGCACTTTAGTGGGTAATGGAACATATATAGAAGCAGATTACTTTGTCGATACTGTGACTGAGGAAACTGAACTACGCAAGAGATAA
- a CDS encoding HAD-IA family hydrolase, translating to MIENLIWDFDGSLFNTYPAMVRLFRKTLAIHGYDASEDEILSLMKETLGKAVDFYLDRGVDYEFYKDFKKSEEELAPAEQPPFEGAREVCSLVVRNGGKNLIITHRSRKTAFKLLNHFEMTSLFSDIITRESGFKRKPDPDAFIYAIRNYRLNPKSTLSIGDRDLDVIAARDAGTKTCFFSQNGARPSIDVDFIIDDLPQLEEIILKDSHSK from the coding sequence ATGATTGAGAATCTTATATGGGATTTCGACGGGTCGCTTTTCAATACCTATCCCGCCATGGTAAGACTATTCAGGAAGACTCTGGCGATTCACGGATACGATGCTTCTGAAGATGAGATACTCTCACTGATGAAAGAGACGCTGGGAAAGGCGGTTGATTTCTATTTGGATAGAGGAGTTGATTATGAATTCTACAAAGACTTCAAGAAATCTGAAGAAGAGCTCGCCCCGGCCGAGCAACCTCCTTTTGAAGGTGCTCGCGAGGTATGCTCATTAGTGGTGAGGAATGGGGGTAAGAATTTGATCATAACCCATAGATCGCGAAAGACTGCTTTCAAGCTGCTGAACCACTTTGAAATGACCTCACTGTTCAGCGACATAATCACCAGAGAAAGCGGATTCAAGAGGAAACCAGACCCCGATGCTTTCATCTACGCGATTAGAAATTATAGACTGAACCCCAAATCGACTCTCTCCATCGGTGACAGAGACCTTGACGTTATAGCTGCAAGGGATGCAGGAACAAAGACGTGTTTCTTCTCGCAAAACGGAGCTAGACCATCTATTGATGTAGATTTCATAATAGATGATCTCCCCCAGCTTGAGGAAATAATTCTGAAAGACAGTCATTCCAAATAA
- a CDS encoding HAD-IA family hydrolase, whose product MFEYVIWDFGGTLFDTYPAAAEVFLRVLEKYEVRASVKEILEKLKESTSKAARYFVDKYKLHNGFLEDFYSIENHLEPERQPPFEGAKDICIQINKNGGSNFLFSHRSNYSMTKLLNYYNMLDLFSEIVSADSGFARKPDPQAIMYIIDKYGLEREKVITIGDREIDIEAGKRAGIATCLFNPDSASASTKADFVVTSLKQVPSVLQVCNRYSGCES is encoded by the coding sequence ATGTTTGAATATGTGATCTGGGATTTCGGCGGCACTCTTTTCGATACATACCCCGCAGCAGCGGAGGTATTCTTGAGGGTTCTTGAGAAGTATGAGGTAAGAGCTTCAGTCAAAGAAATTCTCGAAAAGCTGAAAGAATCAACATCGAAAGCTGCCAGATATTTCGTGGATAAGTACAAACTACACAATGGATTTCTGGAGGATTTCTACAGTATAGAGAATCATCTTGAACCGGAGAGACAACCTCCTTTTGAAGGGGCAAAGGATATCTGTATCCAGATTAATAAGAACGGAGGAAGTAATTTCCTCTTTAGTCATAGGAGTAATTACTCCATGACTAAGTTGCTTAACTACTACAATATGTTGGATCTCTTCTCCGAAATAGTATCCGCAGACAGTGGTTTCGCCAGAAAGCCCGATCCACAGGCAATTATGTATATTATCGACAAGTATGGACTCGAAAGAGAAAAAGTGATTACGATCGGTGATCGAGAGATCGATATAGAGGCTGGGAAACGAGCCGGAATAGCTACCTGCCTCTTCAACCCAGATTCGGCATCAGCAAGTACAAAGGCTGATTTCGTAGTTACTTCCTTGAAACAGGTGCCTTCTGTTTTGCAGGTCTGCAACAGATACAGTGGTTGTGAAAGCTGA
- a CDS encoding inorganic diphosphatase, whose product MQEEIVLDIMIEIPKGSRNKYEYDKKLKRIRFDRTLFSAVHYPMDYGFILNTLAEDEDPLDAMVLLWEPTFPGCLIEAKPIGAFKMWDEKGSDEKVLCVPIHDPVWNYLESLDDVPPHLLKEIEHFFSIYKDLEEKKTGVEGWVGSEETLRIIAESKLRFLKEGGDS is encoded by the coding sequence TTGCAGGAAGAAATAGTACTGGACATCATGATAGAGATTCCGAAGGGAAGTAGAAACAAGTATGAATACGATAAAAAACTAAAGAGAATAAGGTTCGACAGGACTCTGTTTTCTGCGGTCCACTACCCTATGGATTACGGCTTCATTCTCAATACACTTGCAGAAGACGAAGATCCGCTTGATGCAATGGTTTTGCTCTGGGAGCCAACTTTTCCGGGCTGTCTCATAGAGGCAAAGCCAATCGGCGCATTCAAAATGTGGGACGAGAAAGGTTCAGACGAAAAGGTTCTCTGTGTTCCGATTCATGATCCGGTCTGGAATTATTTAGAAAGCCTGGACGATGTCCCTCCTCATCTCCTTAAAGAGATCGAGCATTTCTTCTCCATCTATAAAGACCTTGAAGAAAAGAAGACAGGCGTAGAAGGCTGGGTGGGGAGCGAGGAGACTTTAAGGATAATTGCTGAGTCGAAGCTACGATTTCTCAAAGAAGGTGGAGATTCTTAA
- the leuS gene encoding leucine--tRNA ligase, translating into MYDFRVIEKKWQDYYAREKPFNIDLEKAEKPFYNLMMFPYPSAAGLHIGNMFSFIGSDVYGRFMKLKGYDVFEPIGFDAFGIHSENYALRVGRHPAELTPKSIEYFREEQLKMIGNIFDWNSEAITSSPEYYKWTQWIFIQLFKNGLAEKRSSNVNWCPSCKTVLADEQVIDGRCERCSNEVEKREMSQWFFKITEYAEKLLSNLEKLDWTDTTKNLQRAWIGKSSGATISFEVSGMNEKIDVFTTRPDTIFGVTYIVVAPEYGLVSKLITPSILETFENFKEEVKNMDLATRTSISRPKNGIFTGSYAVHPLTGEELPIWIGDYVLAEYGTGAVMAVPAHDERDYVFAKKYGLEIRQVIDCDPSQLPYTEKGKMINSGKYSNMLSVDFIERIDEVSESIKGTVNYHLHDWCISRQRYWGPPIPIVYCEKCGTVHVPEDELPVMLPNTDDYIPDGSGKSPLAKNLEFVNTTCPVCGGPARRETDVSDNFLDSAWYYLRYLSPNNESAPFDDELVDKWCPVDMYIGGNEHATLHLMYSRFLAMALHDMGFLPFEEPFASFRGHGLIIKDGEKMSKSKGNIVNPNEYFESHGVDSLRTYLMFMGTFLEGGDFRDSGMDAMRRFLNRVWDIATMPEGKSSTDLKIKMAETVEQVEYSIKNIKPNTAIASIMEFVNEASKETCIERQLVVDMAKLLSPFAPFICEEIYSMKGGKKRTILEDGFPSGYEKYASLAKTELPVQITGKMRGKVVLPQNASQEEAMEAILADEKLSKMLEGRTIRKIIYVQDKIINIIV; encoded by the coding sequence ATGTACGATTTCAGGGTGATTGAAAAGAAATGGCAGGATTACTATGCAAGGGAGAAGCCGTTTAACATAGATCTTGAGAAAGCGGAGAAGCCTTTCTACAATCTCATGATGTTTCCATATCCCTCCGCAGCCGGGCTTCACATAGGAAATATGTTTTCCTTCATAGGTTCGGATGTATATGGAAGGTTCATGAAACTGAAGGGCTATGACGTCTTCGAACCGATCGGTTTCGATGCTTTCGGTATACATAGCGAAAACTATGCCTTGAGAGTTGGGAGACATCCTGCGGAACTCACTCCGAAAAGCATAGAGTACTTCAGAGAAGAGCAGCTCAAAATGATTGGTAATATTTTCGACTGGAACAGTGAGGCGATAACTTCTTCTCCTGAGTACTACAAGTGGACGCAGTGGATATTCATCCAGTTGTTCAAGAACGGTCTTGCGGAAAAACGCTCATCAAATGTGAACTGGTGTCCATCGTGCAAAACGGTGCTTGCCGATGAACAGGTTATAGATGGTCGCTGTGAAAGGTGTAGCAACGAAGTTGAGAAGCGTGAGATGAGTCAGTGGTTCTTCAAAATCACAGAGTACGCAGAGAAGCTGCTGTCTAACCTGGAGAAGCTTGACTGGACGGATACGACCAAGAATCTTCAGCGGGCCTGGATAGGCAAATCCTCCGGAGCTACGATCTCTTTTGAAGTATCTGGAATGAATGAGAAGATAGATGTATTCACAACTCGTCCAGATACGATATTTGGAGTAACTTACATAGTTGTTGCTCCTGAATATGGTCTGGTCAGCAAGCTAATCACGCCCTCGATACTGGAGACCTTTGAAAACTTTAAAGAAGAAGTCAAGAACATGGATCTTGCCACGAGAACATCTATTTCGCGCCCCAAGAATGGAATATTCACCGGTTCTTACGCCGTTCATCCTCTCACTGGTGAGGAGCTTCCAATCTGGATAGGAGATTACGTTCTGGCAGAATACGGAACTGGTGCTGTTATGGCCGTCCCGGCGCACGATGAGAGAGATTATGTCTTTGCGAAGAAGTATGGACTGGAGATAAGACAGGTTATCGACTGTGATCCCTCACAATTGCCCTATACTGAGAAGGGAAAGATGATCAACAGCGGAAAGTATTCGAACATGCTCAGTGTTGACTTCATCGAGAGGATAGATGAAGTGAGCGAGAGTATAAAGGGTACGGTGAATTACCACCTTCATGATTGGTGTATCTCGAGACAACGCTACTGGGGTCCTCCGATTCCTATTGTCTACTGTGAGAAGTGCGGAACGGTTCATGTCCCTGAAGACGAACTGCCCGTAATGCTGCCAAATACTGATGACTATATACCTGACGGCAGCGGGAAATCACCTCTTGCCAAGAATCTCGAGTTTGTTAACACAACCTGTCCTGTTTGCGGTGGACCGGCTAGAAGAGAGACCGATGTTTCCGACAACTTCCTCGATTCAGCTTGGTATTACCTGAGGTATCTTTCGCCGAATAATGAAAGTGCACCCTTTGATGATGAGCTCGTTGACAAATGGTGTCCTGTCGATATGTATATCGGTGGAAATGAACACGCAACTCTTCACCTTATGTATTCGAGGTTTCTGGCAATGGCACTTCATGATATGGGCTTCCTTCCCTTTGAAGAACCGTTCGCATCTTTTAGAGGTCACGGTCTTATTATAAAAGACGGCGAGAAGATGTCGAAATCGAAGGGGAATATTGTCAATCCCAATGAGTATTTTGAGAGCCATGGAGTAGATTCACTAAGAACATACCTGATGTTTATGGGAACATTTCTCGAGGGTGGTGATTTCCGAGACAGTGGAATGGACGCGATGAGAAGATTTCTAAATCGTGTTTGGGACATTGCGACTATGCCTGAGGGAAAGAGCTCGACGGACTTGAAGATCAAAATGGCCGAGACCGTGGAACAGGTAGAGTATTCAATCAAGAACATAAAGCCGAACACTGCAATTGCCTCGATTATGGAGTTCGTTAATGAGGCTTCGAAGGAAACATGCATCGAAAGGCAGCTTGTCGTTGATATGGCGAAGCTACTGTCGCCTTTCGCCCCTTTCATCTGCGAAGAGATATATAGCATGAAAGGCGGTAAGAAGAGGACTATTCTTGAAGATGGTTTTCCTTCTGGCTATGAGAAATACGCTTCTCTGGCGAAGACTGAATTGCCTGTTCAGATTACTGGCAAGATGAGGGGAAAGGTCGTGCTTCCTCAGAACGCTTCTCAAGAAGAGGCAATGGAAGCGATTTTGGCCGACGAAAAACTCTCAAAAATGCTTGAGGGCAGGACAATAAGAAAGATAATATATGTTCAGGACAAGATAATCAATATAATCGTCTGA
- a CDS encoding C1 family peptidase: protein MKKILVVLLSVLFLYSFATANVATQVASIETEINSAISRMNLSWNAGLEDSFVAKLETANISDVGAIFERLNGYIDLPKDVSDRLVEYLRMAYIEEVEDFSIQGMTTTDDLMMSTFVLLEPRVVAESSFVRLEPIRDQFIHGSCWSFATVGSFESALAVQSFGMNGNVDNTFDYSERWGTYHNIDWDIYSFSPDSYVQDKNSLEGGNSYFAMYNLIRYGMMEEQYAPYSEVYLDPREEVPLPPSAYNAPLLKSSRSVMIPPATAAARLGYSYEDYLNMIKTALADYGSLAVSFSVPYSFNFYSKGIYSPIEGDYSTGGHAVTLVGWASATDLDDVILAGKTNPDATPILDEEIESYTYVDPTQSGSPVFTTTTFWIIKNSWAYDWGDGGYYVIPAISEEQYESGQIGFWEIEGREMYLPIFDDLAHHEEDSLDVNGDGIVDEKDFEALVEKIGSTEAEDIATCDISFPKDGKINGEDAAAWVFLFNNR from the coding sequence ATGAAGAAAATATTGGTAGTATTACTTTCGGTTTTGTTCTTATACTCGTTTGCAACTGCTAACGTTGCAACTCAGGTAGCATCCATAGAGACGGAAATCAACTCGGCGATATCAAGAATGAATCTCAGCTGGAATGCAGGTCTGGAAGACAGCTTTGTAGCAAAGCTTGAAACCGCAAATATCTCAGATGTCGGTGCGATATTTGAGCGGCTTAATGGTTACATTGACCTTCCAAAGGATGTTTCCGATCGGTTAGTTGAATACCTTAGAATGGCATATATAGAAGAAGTAGAGGACTTTTCCATTCAGGGGATGACCACAACAGACGATCTTATGATGTCGACTTTCGTGCTTCTGGAACCTCGCGTAGTAGCCGAGAGCAGTTTTGTAAGGCTTGAACCCATAAGAGATCAGTTCATTCATGGAAGCTGCTGGTCTTTTGCCACTGTGGGCTCTTTTGAGAGCGCTTTGGCGGTGCAGTCTTTCGGAATGAACGGCAACGTTGATAACACCTTCGATTATTCGGAACGATGGGGAACTTACCACAATATAGACTGGGACATCTACAGTTTTTCCCCTGACAGTTATGTTCAGGATAAGAACAGCCTTGAGGGCGGAAACAGCTACTTTGCAATGTACAATCTCATAAGATATGGAATGATGGAGGAACAGTATGCCCCTTACTCTGAGGTATATCTTGATCCTAGAGAGGAAGTCCCACTACCACCATCCGCTTACAATGCCCCGCTGCTTAAGTCCTCGAGAAGTGTGATGATACCTCCTGCAACGGCAGCAGCTCGCTTAGGATACAGCTACGAGGATTATCTGAATATGATTAAGACGGCCCTTGCAGATTACGGATCTCTAGCTGTCTCTTTCTCAGTTCCGTACAGTTTCAATTTCTATTCCAAGGGAATCTATTCTCCCATAGAGGGAGACTATAGTACGGGCGGACATGCTGTCACTCTGGTGGGCTGGGCAAGTGCCACAGATCTTGACGATGTTATTCTGGCTGGCAAGACAAATCCAGATGCTACTCCTATTCTGGACGAGGAGATTGAAAGCTATACATATGTAGATCCGACTCAATCGGGTTCTCCTGTCTTCACCACGACAACTTTCTGGATAATTAAGAACTCGTGGGCATATGATTGGGGAGATGGGGGCTATTATGTAATTCCAGCTATTAGCGAGGAGCAATATGAGAGTGGACAGATAGGTTTCTGGGAAATTGAGGGACGAGAGATGTATCTGCCGATTTTCGATGATCTTGCACATCACGAAGAAGACAGTCTTGATGTTAACGGTGATGGCATTGTCGACGAGAAGGATTTCGAGGCTTTGGTCGAAAAGATAGGTTCGACAGAAGCTGAGGATATCGCAACATGTGACATTTCTTTTCCCAAGGACGGGAAGATCAACGGCGAAGACGCTGCTGCCTGGGTATTCTTATTCAACAACAGGTAA
- a CDS encoding dipeptidase, with protein sequence MRKILSVLIVAAAIVSIGLACTTIIVTKGASVDGSVMTSHSADCGLCDFRYVYVPPADYEAGAKRAVYPFIEPYPRYVGADMGPTYNDPDLPATEPLGYIDQVEHTFGYFDAVYGVINEHQLAIGECTCSAKVYARPSEDCIFDVAALSRVAMERTTTAREAIELMGALAVEYGYYGWGETLTVADPNEAWVFEICASPDKKSALWAAKKVPDGEVFVESNMFRIRELDPESPDNMFSPNLIDVATEAGWYDPSTGPIDWMGTVSTGEYSMPYYSLRRTWRVLDRVSPSLGLSPWVEDSFTKDYPFSIVPDKKLSVADVIDLFRDHYEGTEFDLTQGLAAGPFGNPNRYAGSSKLIKGSWERALSIFRCEYVFVTQSRDWLPDPVGGVVWWGAAAPHETILVPMYCGITDVPYAYDSGSLQEFDYNVASWAFNFMGNWAELKWSYMYPEIQELQKKIEGKLFAVQPAIESAAAQLYETDPELCKEFLTDYVADVTDRVMAEVWDFNEYLITKYRDGYINIPNVGSSAGYPDWWLDAVGYDEGHIFGDDGYKAK encoded by the coding sequence TTGCGTAAGATCCTATCGGTCCTGATTGTGGCCGCGGCAATAGTCAGTATAGGCCTTGCCTGTACCACGATCATCGTTACTAAGGGTGCGTCTGTTGACGGTTCGGTAATGACGAGCCATTCAGCTGACTGCGGCCTCTGTGATTTCAGGTACGTCTATGTTCCACCCGCAGACTATGAAGCGGGAGCAAAGAGAGCTGTTTACCCGTTCATTGAGCCATATCCGCGTTATGTTGGCGCAGATATGGGTCCGACCTACAACGATCCAGACCTTCCGGCAACAGAGCCTCTGGGTTACATCGATCAGGTCGAGCACACATTTGGCTACTTTGATGCAGTTTACGGCGTAATCAATGAACATCAGCTGGCAATCGGTGAATGTACATGTTCTGCAAAGGTCTATGCTCGGCCAAGTGAAGATTGCATTTTCGATGTTGCAGCTCTTTCAAGAGTGGCAATGGAAAGAACTACCACAGCCCGAGAAGCTATCGAACTCATGGGTGCACTTGCCGTTGAGTACGGTTACTACGGTTGGGGAGAAACACTCACAGTAGCAGACCCCAACGAAGCCTGGGTCTTCGAAATCTGTGCATCGCCAGACAAGAAGAGTGCACTTTGGGCGGCAAAGAAGGTTCCCGATGGAGAAGTCTTCGTAGAATCGAACATGTTCAGGATCAGAGAACTCGATCCTGAAAGTCCTGACAATATGTTCTCGCCGAATCTTATCGATGTTGCTACAGAAGCTGGCTGGTACGATCCCAGCACAGGTCCTATAGACTGGATGGGAACTGTTAGTACAGGCGAGTACTCTATGCCTTACTACAGTCTGAGAAGAACATGGAGAGTTCTCGACAGAGTCTCCCCATCTCTTGGACTTTCTCCCTGGGTAGAAGACAGTTTTACAAAAGACTACCCATTCTCTATCGTACCTGACAAGAAACTGTCTGTGGCAGATGTCATTGATCTGTTCAGAGACCACTACGAAGGCACCGAGTTTGATTTGACCCAGGGTCTCGCGGCCGGCCCATTTGGCAATCCTAATCGTTATGCCGGTTCCAGTAAGCTAATAAAGGGAAGCTGGGAAAGAGCCCTTTCCATCTTCAGATGTGAATACGTTTTCGTTACTCAGTCAAGAGATTGGCTTCCTGATCCTGTCGGTGGAGTAGTATGGTGGGGAGCAGCTGCGCCTCACGAAACGATTCTTGTGCCGATGTACTGTGGAATAACGGACGTCCCTTATGCTTATGACAGTGGTAGCCTTCAGGAATTCGACTATAATGTCGCATCTTGGGCATTCAACTTCATGGGCAACTGGGCGGAACTGAAGTGGAGCTACATGTATCCGGAGATTCAGGAACTTCAGAAGAAGATCGAAGGAAAGCTCTTTGCAGTACAGCCAGCAATCGAATCGGCAGCTGCACAGCTTTACGAAACAGATCCAGAACTGTGTAAGGAATTCCTTACTGATTACGTTGCTGACGTCACTGACAGAGTAATGGCGGAAGTATGGGATTTCAACGAATATCTAATAACCAAGTACAGAGACGGATACATAAACATACCGAACGTTGGTTCTTCAGCTGGATACCCCGACTGGTGGCTTGATGCAGTAGGATACGACGAAGGCCACATTTTCGGTGACGACGGCTACAAAGCCAAGTAA
- a CDS encoding DUF6305 family protein — protein MRRFLLVLIVVSLVSVFVFAEPEVQLGLPVVITSAGQSAEVETVNYVADEVGLKYDYCDVLSKYELAAGVGLGGAKSAIGKHVTTLSPDPEGTKFQSLVLVLGASLKGMGASGLSVETEVDRLKDLIEYAKANEIKIVAIAIGGEVQRGLPGSPVETMIDTVAPHADVFIVTKDSNRDGKFTKAAEERNVPIVEIDSAFDLLDTFIQVFGL, from the coding sequence ATGAGAAGATTTCTGTTAGTTCTGATTGTAGTTTCTCTTGTCAGTGTTTTTGTGTTTGCCGAACCCGAGGTGCAGCTCGGATTGCCTGTCGTAATAACTTCTGCCGGTCAGAGCGCAGAGGTTGAAACAGTCAACTATGTTGCCGATGAAGTTGGCCTGAAGTACGACTACTGTGATGTTCTTTCCAAGTATGAGCTTGCGGCCGGAGTAGGGCTTGGTGGAGCCAAGTCAGCAATAGGAAAGCACGTCACCACGCTTTCTCCTGATCCCGAAGGTACTAAGTTCCAGTCCTTGGTACTCGTTCTTGGTGCCAGCCTGAAAGGCATGGGTGCTTCCGGTCTTTCTGTTGAGACAGAAGTGGACAGACTCAAGGACCTTATAGAATACGCGAAGGCAAACGAAATAAAGATTGTTGCAATTGCTATTGGAGGAGAGGTTCAGAGGGGTCTTCCAGGAAGTCCAGTTGAGACAATGATCGATACAGTTGCGCCTCACGCTGACGTTTTCATAGTTACAAAGGATTCAAACCGCGACGGGAAGTTCACAAAGGCAGCGGAAGAGAGGAACGTTCCAATAGTAGAAATTGATTCTGCTTTTGATCTTCTCGATACTTTTATACAGGTATTCGGTTTGTAG